The nucleotide sequence CACGGTATTCACCTGAGAGGGTAATCTTGAATATTCCCGGATGATCGGTAAAGGCATATCCCGCTGAAAGGAGGTGGTGCTGCCCCTCATTGTCGTCGTTATACCGCAGGAACCTGCTTTTTGCGTTCACCTCAAGCCTCCTTGTAACATCGGAACGCAAGGCCATCCACCAGGAATCCGATTGGACACCGTGTTCCAGACCAAAATAATTGTACAATTCGTCTGCCCGATCGTATCCCAATCCAATGTGGGCATAATCTCTCATGTTTAACCAGATATTCGCATACCCTGTGTTTCGTGTACTCAATTCATCGTTACTGTAGCGTTTCTGAGTAAAACTGAGGGCCCCTTTGACGTAGGGGTTGATTGTGCCGTTCAACGAGGCGGTATAGCCGTCCGCGCTGTATGTCCTGTGGTTGAACCACGGTTGTTCGAACCATTTATGGCCCGTTATGCTGACGTGGTATTGACAGAAAAGGGGTACATCGAAAGAGAGATCGAAACGGTTCCTTGTTATCTGGGAAAGATCGCCCCTGCCGTCTTCCGTCCAATAGGAATAACCGGATTGCAGTGATGGATTCTTCCGGATCTTCTGCCTGTTCAGCGCTATACCTGCAAGACTGTGAAAGGGGTCGATATTCAGCAGTTTTTCATATGTCTTAGCCTCACGGCCGCAAAGACCGAGGGAGCATTCAACCTGCGCGTAATCAAAGATCGCCTCCTCGTTACCGGGGCTGAAAGCCGTTAATTCTTCATAGGTGTCGAGGGCATGGGCGAACCTTTTATGCCAGCCATATAGCTTCGATGTCTCTTCAAGATAGGCCGACTTCTGTATCCTGTAATCAGGTAATAACTCCAGCAGTCTTAACGCAACCTGGTCCCGTTCTTTTTCCCGGAGGTTGTTTTTACCGGATTCGAAAGCGCTGGTTATCTCTTCATAGCCCTCGTATATGGAACCTTGTTCCACAGACTCCCGTAATCTTCGGAATGCCTCAGCAAACGACGGTTCATCAATCTTTGCAAGGGTTGGTTTCAGTGCCGCAAGGAGCTTTAAATCCACGTGGTGCACATACATTTCTTCATAATAGGCGCTGGCATCGTCCATCATCTTGCCCCACACGGCGACCCTTGCCTTTTCCCTCACAGGCACCGGATCGTTCGGGTTCAGCCTCCCTATCTTTGTATAGTCTTCGATCGATTTATCGTATTCTTTAGACCACGAGAGTACCCGTGCGCGCCATATTAAGGTCCTGGAGGCCTGTGGAAAATCGGCAATGAGTGATTCGAAAAGACCGATAGAACGTTCATATTGATGGTCTACGGCAAGCATCCGGGCAAGTCCGGTCAAAGCAGGGTAATACCCGGGGTCGGCCTTCAGGGCAGACTCATAACATGCCACGGCCTCTTTAGCGTATCCGGATACAGCGTAAAGTTCGGCCCATTCCATTAATCTCGCGGGGGATGTCTTTTCCTTATTAATGATATCCTGTAGAAAATCGGGGGATGCTGCTTTCTTAAATCCGCTCAGATAGAATTGCGCCTTTACGTTTTCAGGATCGATCTGCCGGGCCTTTTCGAAATAGCCCCGGGCAGTATTTTCTTCGTTTTGCATAAGGTATATCTTGCCTGTATCAAGCAATGCCGTAATCTTCGTTTCTGCCGGTACATTGATCTCCGCAATACGGTGATATATCTCAAGGGCATCGGTGTATCTTTTCAGAAAGGTCAGGGCCTCACCCTTGAGGAGCAAGGCCTCCGTGTGTACGGGTACGCGGGCGATCAGTCGCTGTGAATACGCGAGCGATGTTGTAAAGTCTTTTTCTAAAAGCTTGAGTTTCGCCATATCGAGCAGGGCCCGTTCGTTGTATTGATCTTTGTAAAGGATCAGGCGGTACATCCCTTCTGCCTCTTCGTACCTTTCGGAGCTTACAAGAACCCATGCCAGTTTCAGTTGCACATCCTGTGCGTCAGGGTGGCCCCTGAGGTAATTTTTATAGATAGTTTCATTGCCATAAAAATCTCCCCAGAGGTTCATGACATCGGCGAATTTAAGAAGCACTGACTCGTCATCCTTTTTAATATCTAATGCCTTCAGGTAGAGTTTTCTCGAAGCTGCTGCATGGCCGAGAGAGGCCTCGACATCTGCGGTTTCGACGAGAAGCTCAACATCGCCGGGGTATCGCGAAAGGAGAGGGTAGAGAAGTCTGATGGCGCGGTGCTGTTCATTTCTCCGCGTATATATCCGTGCAAGCTCGATAGATATCTCCTTATCGTCGGGCAATTGCCTGTAAAGATCTGAAAGCAGGGTAAATGCCTCATCGTCCGCTTTGACCCAGCTTAATGCAAGGCCCAGTTTTTTCCGGATCCGGATTGAGGAAGGGTCGACACTCAATGCCCTTTTGTAATATGTAACGGCCTCTTTCAGGTTTCCTGTATAGACGTATAGATCCCCGATGGAAACCAATGATTCGTAATCATCAGGTCTTTGTGACAGGACAATATTGAGATGTTTCCGGGCCTCAGGATACCTGTTCAACCATATATACACAGCGGCGATCCCCCTGTTTACCTGGATATTCTCCGGCTGTTCCCTGACGAGTATCTCGTATTGCGACAACGATTCGTTAAGAGTTTCCTTATTATATGAAAGGACCTGCGCCAGTCCCAGCCGGGCGTCGAAATCACTGATCGCATCATTGGGCTCAACGATGCTCTTCCTGTGATCATCTGGTGTTTGCGAAAGACATACGTTGTTCCACGAGAATATCATTGTAAAAACTATAAAAGAGTATAAAAGATGATTGGCCATTTATCTCAGTGTCTTTTTTAGTTCCGCCGCCGCCTCCGCGTGTTTCCCTGCCCAGATTAAACCAAATGCATATTTTCGCCTTACCTGGATATCGTCCGGCAGTGCCTGCAGGATTGTCCTGTATTCCGCGAGCGACTGATCGTATTTCTTGTCCCAGCCCAATGTCTGCGCCAGTCTCAATCTCACCTTATGTTCGTCGGGGTGCTTTGCAAGATACTCCCCGTATAATGTCTCCGCCTTTTCATATTGCTTTTGGATAACATAAAGATCGGCCATCAATACTGAAGTATTGCCCGTAATATCTGCCGCGGGTATCTGTTCGAGGGCCTTGAGCGCTTCAGCGTTCTTTCCCTGCCAGAAGAGCACATTTGCCATCTCTGCCCTTGCTTCATAAAGGGCAGGTTTTTCTTTCAGCAATTTGTTGTACTCGGCAATGGACTCATCGTACCTTTTTACATAACTTAATACCCTTGCCAGTTCCCAACGTGCCTGCCAGTCAGGGATCTCTTCCTGTGATATTGACGAGGGACCTTTTAACCTGTCCTGTCCATATGCCGGATCCGGCACTATGGAGGATATGTTGAGAAAAACAAAAATGGAGAAAGGTACCAGGCAATATTTTATTGTTTTATTTTTCATTCTGTCTCCCCCAATACAATCTTGTATTGCTGTATGGCCTCGTCGAGATTGCCCTGTGCGGTTAAAGCCCTCGCAAGAAGAATACGGGTGGAATGGTTCCGGGGTTCTGAAGATACCATTGCTTTATAGATCTCCACCGCCTTCTCAAAATCGCCGAGATTCATATAAATATTTGCCAGAATGTCCTGCGCGGAACGGTTGGTCGGCTCTTTCTTTGATATGTCTTCGTATACATGGAGGGCGTTTTTGAAATTACCTGAGGCGATGTAAGACTCGCCGAGCCGGTAAAGAACCGTATGTCTTTTGAAATTTTTCTGCAACAACGAAGTATAATAAGGGATTGCCCGGGAATATTCCTTCCGGGAAAAGTATTGTTCCGCCTTCCTGTAGTGGACCCAGTCTGCCTGTATCACATGGTAGGCAATCGTTGTGACAACGGCTATGCAGAGCAGCGTTATGATAAAGGCGAGTGTTTTCATATTACCTGACAGCCTGTACAGTTATCATTTATTAAATCATTTTTTTCAAGAGATTATAACACGCTCGCGAATCCTGTCAAACCTATTTCATTTTAATGTATTACGCACTCTAACCCACTTTTTCTTGTTGTGAATATATCCCTTTTATCATAAGATTGAAAAAAAGAAGGAGATTCTAAGAAAAAGGGGGATATATGCCGGAAGTACGTTTGAACGTTGTAACAGGTGATTGGGTCATCATTGCTACAGAGCGGGCAAAACGCCCTGAAGACTTCAGCCACAAAAAAGAGAAGAAAGAAACCCCGCAGCATGTCTCTACGTGCCCATTCTGCCCGGGGAATGAAAGCCAGACCCCGGGCGAGACATACAGAATAGATGACGGGCATGGAAACTGGATGGTCCGTTCTGTGCCGAACAAGTTCTCCGCCCTCTCGCTGGAAGGTGAGATCGTTAAACATAAGACAGATTTCAAACAATACATCTCCGGTGTGGGACTTCACGAGGTCATTATAGAAACACCTGAACACAACAAGACAACGGCGCTCCTGCCGCCATCGCACATAGAAAAGATCCTCTTTGCCTACAAGGACCGCCAGCTTGCCTTCTACAAGGACGAAAGGGTAGAGCACGTTATTATCTTTAAAAACCACGGGGCAGGTGCCGGTACGTCCCTTGAACATCCCCATTCCCAGATAGTGGGAACACCGGTTTTCCCGGGCCAGGTCATGATGCGTCTCGGAGAAGCGATCAGGAACTATTACTACGTCAATTTCGGCGAATGCCTCTATTGCTCCTATCTGCAGGGCGAGTTGAAAGACGGGGAGAGGATAGTCTGTGAAAACGACTCATTTGTCGCCTTTATCCCTTATGCGGCGTTATCCCCTTTCCACCTCTGGATATTTCCAAAGGCACACAATGCATGTTTTGGTCTTATAACCGAAAAGGAGATCTCTGACCTTGCCTTTATCCTCAAAGACGCCCTCCTCAGACTTTATGTAGGGCTTGAGAATCCTGACTTCAATTATGCCATACGTTCTTTGTCGCCGAGAGGGTCAGATTCCAAGTATTTCCACTGGTACGTGGCCGTTGTTCCCCGTGTATCCCAGGCCGCAGGCTTTGAGCTGGGAACCGGCATGTTCATCAATACCGCCCTGCCGGAAAAAAGCGCTGAATTCCTGAGGAATGTCAACACACAATCCCTGTAAATATAGATTCCCACGGGCAAGCCCGTGGGAATCTGCTACCTTTTTTGCCGGATAGATGCCGGATAAATTGCCTTTATAAAATTACCTATATCGTATAAAGCTAAAGCCGACGGTGGGAGTGGAACCCACGACCTGCTCATTACGAGTGAGCTGCTCTACCACTGAGCTACGTCGGCGATGTGATGTTTTTATAGCATAATCGTGTAGTTGCGGCAATAATATTTTTGAAAAAGGGCAGGGCGATGCATTTCTTTGTTGCAAGCGGCTGATCTCAGGATATTACATTCCTCAATACGTTGCTGATTTCATGGATAGTGTAAGGTTTTACGATAACACCCTTGAAACCGTACGTTGCGTAATCGGACATTATGGGATCATTCGAATATCCGCTCGATACAACCGCCTTAATAGCCGGATCGATATCACGAAGATGCTTGATCGTTTCCTTCCCGCCCATGCCTCCCGGAATGGTAAGGTCGAGGATAACTGCGTCATAAGGCTGTTTTGAGTAAAGATTAACCGTCTCTTCGCCGTCCTTTGCAAAGTCAACGGTATACCCTAAGTATTGCAGCATATCGCCAACGATGTTCCGGATCGTCTCTTCATCATCCATAACAAGTATCTTTCCTTTTCCATTCATCACAACGGTTTTTTTTGTCTGCTGCGCTGTCTTGTGCTGTATTTGTGCAACCGGCAGATATATGACGAACGTTGTGCCTATTCCGAGCGATGATTCAACGCCGATATGACCTTGATGTCTTTGGATGATGGAATAACAGATAGCAAGGCCAAGGCCGCTCTGCTCTTTTGTTGTAAAATAAGGGTCGAATATCATGTCAAGGTATTCTTCCGGTATTCCGATACCCTGGTCCCTGATAGATATCTTGATATAATCACCTTTTTTAAACGACCCCCTTGCATTGCCAAAGGTAATGTTTTCTGCCCTGATACTCACGATGCCGCCATGAGGCATAGCCTGCTTTGCATTTAAGACGATGTTGCCGATGACCTGGCTTATCTGGTTTTCGTCAACCTCTACGGTCGGAAGATCAGGAGATATATCGAATTCAGATTTGATGTCTGTTCCTGCCAGTGTGAATGTGGTGGCGCTTTTCAGCAATTCCTGAATCGATATGATCTTTTTAACAGGTGTACCGCCTTTGGAAAAGGTGAGGAGTTGCGTGGTCAGGTCTTTTGCCCTTGTGACTGCCTGTTCCGCACTTTCAAGAAGATGTTGCAGTTTCTCAGTGTTTACACCACCGTAGATCTTGGCAAGGGTTATATTACCGAGGATCATCGTGAGGATGTTGTTGAAATCGTGGGCAATACCTCCGGCAAGGACACCGAGGGATTCGAGCTTGCTTACCCTCATCCTCTCTTTTTCCGCAGCCTTCATCTCGGTGATATCGTTGATAACGCCAACGATCCCGGCGACGTTCCCATCCAGGTCGTTAAAGGCCGCCTCCTCGATGATCACGATCCGCTCAGAGCCGTTGGGATGTTTGAGGGATGCTTCGTATTTCCTGGTGCCGGGATGCCCGAGGAGATCAGGATCGATTGTTTTATGCTGAGGGTCTTTTATGATATCGGCATCGTTCAGACCAACGAGTTTCTCCCGTGTGATCCCATGATAATCTTCAAACGCTTTATTGCAGCCAAGGTAATACCCATGGATGTCTTTGTAGAAGATCGGGCTCGGAACCCTATCGATCAATGCCTGGAGAAAATGAAGCTGTTCATGCCCGTGCATGATAAGATATTAATAAACCAAAATTGAAATCTTTTCAATGACCCATATCACATTGACCGGTAATATCCTAACTTAAGAAATATTACATGTCGATGAAATATTCAAGCCCAAGGATAAATCTTCTCCCGGCGGAAGGATATAGGCCGATATCGTTTTTTGATGGACTGTAAACCCCGTATTCGTAATACTCTTTATCCAAAAGATTAGTAATTGTAAAGGTACCTTTACAATTTTTGTATGTATACCCAAAAGAGGTATCAAAGGTTACATATCCGGGTAATTTCTTTGCCGAGTTTCTCTGGTCACTTGCTGCATAGCGGTCAGTAACATACACAGATGTGAGATTCAGGTTCCAGTCTTTTGCCGTATATGATATCCGCGAGGTTGCTTTGTTGCGTGGAACGAGAGGTATATCTTTTCCGTCAAGAGGCCCGCCATCGAATTTTGCCTCTGTATATGAATAGGATCCATTTAAACTGAGCGCCTCGGTGACCTGATAAAAGATACTCAATTCAAGCCCCTGCCTTTTGGTTCTGTCGTAGTTTTCATTACGTCCTACCCAGCCGAAAAATGTGTTCGAGTAAAAAGGGTTGTAGTAGATCTCGTCGTAGTTTATCGCACGGAACAACGCAAGGCTGCCTCTAACATTTTTTGTGGCACTCCACCTCCATCCGGCATCGAGCTCTTTTGTGGTCTGTGGTTTCAGAAACGGATTGAAAAAGGACCTGAAGAGGGTCGGGTCAAAGGCAACAAATTCATCGGTAGTGGGAAACCTGAAACCTTTTGCGTAGGCAAGAAAAAAGGTCCCCATAGAGCTGTGGGTATAGTTTGCGGATAAACGATATGATTTTATCTGATCTTGAGTTGAACCTTCGTAAGAATTAGCAGGCGTAACGTAATCGACGTAATCCAGATCATAGTGAGCTTTATGAACCCTGTATCCGGCTTCAAGCGAAAGTTTTGGAGAAAGAAACAGTTTATCATTTATGTAAAAACCGTAATCGGTCTTTTTAATCCTGCTTGTACTGTAAGACCAGGTGCCGCCATAAATATCAGAGGATGTTGGGTATGTATAGTAATCGAATCCGGCTATA is from Syntrophorhabdaceae bacterium and encodes:
- a CDS encoding tetratricopeptide repeat protein, translated to MANHLLYSFIVFTMIFSWNNVCLSQTPDDHRKSIVEPNDAISDFDARLGLAQVLSYNKETLNESLSQYEILVREQPENIQVNRGIAAVYIWLNRYPEARKHLNIVLSQRPDDYESLVSIGDLYVYTGNLKEAVTYYKRALSVDPSSIRIRKKLGLALSWVKADDEAFTLLSDLYRQLPDDKEISIELARIYTRRNEQHRAIRLLYPLLSRYPGDVELLVETADVEASLGHAAASRKLYLKALDIKKDDESVLLKFADVMNLWGDFYGNETIYKNYLRGHPDAQDVQLKLAWVLVSSERYEEAEGMYRLILYKDQYNERALLDMAKLKLLEKDFTTSLAYSQRLIARVPVHTEALLLKGEALTFLKRYTDALEIYHRIAEINVPAETKITALLDTGKIYLMQNEENTARGYFEKARQIDPENVKAQFYLSGFKKAASPDFLQDIINKEKTSPARLMEWAELYAVSGYAKEAVACYESALKADPGYYPALTGLARMLAVDHQYERSIGLFESLIADFPQASRTLIWRARVLSWSKEYDKSIEDYTKIGRLNPNDPVPVREKARVAVWGKMMDDASAYYEEMYVHHVDLKLLAALKPTLAKIDEPSFAEAFRRLRESVEQGSIYEGYEEITSAFESGKNNLREKERDQVALRLLELLPDYRIQKSAYLEETSKLYGWHKRFAHALDTYEELTAFSPGNEEAIFDYAQVECSLGLCGREAKTYEKLLNIDPFHSLAGIALNRQKIRKNPSLQSGYSYWTEDGRGDLSQITRNRFDLSFDVPLFCQYHVSITGHKWFEQPWFNHRTYSADGYTASLNGTINPYVKGALSFTQKRYSNDELSTRNTGYANIWLNMRDYAHIGLGYDRADELYNYFGLEHGVQSDSWWMALRSDVTRRLEVNAKSRFLRYNDDNEGQHHLLSAGYAFTDHPGIFKITLSGEYRDTTKESVYTYNGADLVDITHPYWTPKNYTATGITFEWYHDYSKLFFCG
- a CDS encoding tetratricopeptide repeat protein translates to MKNKTIKYCLVPFSIFVFLNISSIVPDPAYGQDRLKGPSSISQEEIPDWQARWELARVLSYVKRYDESIAEYNKLLKEKPALYEARAEMANVLFWQGKNAEALKALEQIPAADITGNTSVLMADLYVIQKQYEKAETLYGEYLAKHPDEHKVRLRLAQTLGWDKKYDQSLAEYRTILQALPDDIQVRRKYAFGLIWAGKHAEAAAELKKTLR
- a CDS encoding tetratricopeptide repeat protein; this encodes MKTLAFIITLLCIAVVTTIAYHVIQADWVHYRKAEQYFSRKEYSRAIPYYTSLLQKNFKRHTVLYRLGESYIASGNFKNALHVYEDISKKEPTNRSAQDILANIYMNLGDFEKAVEIYKAMVSSEPRNHSTRILLARALTAQGNLDEAIQQYKIVLGETE
- the galT gene encoding galactose-1-phosphate uridylyltransferase, whose product is MPEVRLNVVTGDWVIIATERAKRPEDFSHKKEKKETPQHVSTCPFCPGNESQTPGETYRIDDGHGNWMVRSVPNKFSALSLEGEIVKHKTDFKQYISGVGLHEVIIETPEHNKTTALLPPSHIEKILFAYKDRQLAFYKDERVEHVIIFKNHGAGAGTSLEHPHSQIVGTPVFPGQVMMRLGEAIRNYYYVNFGECLYCSYLQGELKDGERIVCENDSFVAFIPYAALSPFHLWIFPKAHNACFGLITEKEISDLAFILKDALLRLYVGLENPDFNYAIRSLSPRGSDSKYFHWYVAVVPRVSQAAGFELGTGMFINTALPEKSAEFLRNVNTQSL
- a CDS encoding ATP-binding protein, translating into MHGHEQLHFLQALIDRVPSPIFYKDIHGYYLGCNKAFEDYHGITREKLVGLNDADIIKDPQHKTIDPDLLGHPGTRKYEASLKHPNGSERIVIIEEAAFNDLDGNVAGIVGVINDITEMKAAEKERMRVSKLESLGVLAGGIAHDFNNILTMILGNITLAKIYGGVNTEKLQHLLESAEQAVTRAKDLTTQLLTFSKGGTPVKKIISIQELLKSATTFTLAGTDIKSEFDISPDLPTVEVDENQISQVIGNIVLNAKQAMPHGGIVSIRAENITFGNARGSFKKGDYIKISIRDQGIGIPEEYLDMIFDPYFTTKEQSGLGLAICYSIIQRHQGHIGVESSLGIGTTFVIYLPVAQIQHKTAQQTKKTVVMNGKGKILVMDDEETIRNIVGDMLQYLGYTVDFAKDGEETVNLYSKQPYDAVILDLTIPGGMGGKETIKHLRDIDPAIKAVVSSGYSNDPIMSDYATYGFKGVIVKPYTIHEISNVLRNVIS